A window of Thermodesulfobacteriota bacterium genomic DNA:
CACGGGGTTGTCCACCGTGCGGGCCGCCGTGCCCACGCGCACCGTCACCCCGGCGTGCACGGTCTGGGCTGCGACCCGCGCTTCGGACGGATCGAGGGTCGCGAGGGCTTCGGCCCGCGCCCTCCAGTGGGCTGCAGCGGCCTGCGCCTCGGGCGGTGGCGCCTGACCTTCCGCCGGGGCCTCCCCCAGGGCCTTGGACCAATCCAGATACAGCGCCCGGAAGGCGTCTGCCACCTGGGGCGCGCCGGCCGCGGCCTCCGTGGCCATGGCGTTGCCGGAGCCCAGTGTGCCGAGCCGCAGCTCCCGGCCGGCTCCTGCCGATCCTCCCTGAATGCTCCCCGAATCGGCCGTAAGCACGGACTCCAGGGCCAGGACCTGGCTCTTCAGGCTGTACCGGCGGATCAGGACGGTCTGGGCCTGAAGGGAGGCGTGGTCGAGAAATGCCGCTACGGCCAGCCCTCCCACCCGCACCGGCGCTCGGCCTTTCTGGATGACGCCGTCCCGCACGAAGAGCGAACCCAGCACCTCCACGGGGGAGCGGATCAGGGCGCCGCGCACCTCCAGGTCGCCCAGAATGCGCACGGGAAAGCCGGCTTCCAGGTCCCCGTCCACCACCACCGAGCCGGGAAAGACGCCGCCGGCGAAGGCCCGGAGCTCCTGGGCGTCGGCGACCCGCAGCAGGGGGACCACCTCCGCCCGGGTGCTCCCGATCCCCGTGAGGCGCAGGTGACCCGCTGCCTCCGCCACCACGGCCCGGCGGGCCTCGTCGCGCCGCAGCCCCGGGCCCAGTTGGGTGAGATCCCTCCCCGGGCACGGGGCGAGAGCATCGCCGCGAACCGAAGTACCGGCGGCTCCGGCGCCGGGGGGGTGATAATCCCCCACCGCCTGTCCCGGCCGGCATTCGGCCAGGACCGCGTCGGGGTAGTCCCCCTGGTCACGGTACGCCGCGAGAAACCCCTCGGGGTCGCTGGGATGGCCCTCGTACCAGTGGATCCAGGCGGGGTGACCGTCCACCGGCGGGCGGCCGCGGGCGAGCACCTGGGGCTGGAGGGAACCCCGGTGCAGATGGGCCCGGCGCAGGGCCCCGGCGTCCACGAGGGGTGCCGGTACGCCGTAGGCGGCGGCCAGCGCCTGGAGCTGGGGTTCCTCCATCCGCCGCCCCCGCGGCTTGGGGGGGAAGAGGAGGAGGTAGGCGGTGAGTCCGTCCGGGCTGAAACGGATCTTTGCCTTCTCGGCGAGGGTCTCCGCCGGATCCCGGCTGGCCACGGGAAACGGTCGGTCGCGGCCGAAGAGGTAGGCCTCCCGCACGGCGGTCCAGTCCACCGCCAGTCCCGGGATCTTCTCCCTCACCTGGGCGACGAGCTCGGAGAAGCGCCCGGAAAACCCGCTCCCCACCCTCACGAGGATCCGGTCGCCCTCGGCCGTGATCACCACGTCTGCCGCCATCTCGTTTCCTCGGTCTCGCCGCGGGGAAGAATCAGTACTCGTCGAGCACCCGGCGCGCCACCGCGAGGACCTTCTCCCGCTCGAAGGGCTTCAGGACGTAGTTTCGGGCTCCCCGCTGGAGAGCGGCGAGGACCCGCTCCTCCTGGCCCACCCCCGAGACCATGATGACCCGGCAGGCGGGATCGAGGCGCCGCAGCCGCTCCAGGGTCGCGATGCCGTCCAGGCCGGGCATGACCACGTCCAGGGTTACCAGGTCCGGCAGCGCCTCCTCGTAGAGGGCCAGGGCCTCCTCCCCGCTCCGGGCGGCGTGGACCCGGTATCCGGCGCCGCCGAAGATGTCGTCGAGCATCTTCACCATGAACTCGGTGTCGTCCACCACCAGGATGGTCTCGGGGTAGGGACGCGGGGTCACGGAAGCGGGCCCTCCAGGACCGTGTCGCGCTGCCAAGCGGCGTCGGTGGCCGGGTGGTCCAGGTTGTAGTGGAGCCCCCGGCTCTCCTTTCGGGTCATGGCGCAGCCAATCATGAGGTCGGCAACCAGGGCGAGGTTTCGCAACTCCACCAGGTTGGGGGTTACCCGGAAGTTCCGATAGTACTCGCCGATCTCTTCCAGGAGCAGGTCCATGCGCCGCCGGGCCCGGGCCAGGCGCTTGTCGGTGCGCACGATCCCTACGTAGTTCCACATGAACCGGCGGATCTCGTCCCAGTTCTGGGTCACCACCACCTCGTCGTCGCTGTCGGTGGTGCCCGAGTCGTCCCACGGCTCCACCGGCGGCAGGGGTGGGGCGGCGGCGTCGAGCCACTGCCCCGCGTCCCCCGCTGCGGCGGTGGCGAAGACCAGCGCCTCGAGCAGGCTGTTGCTGGCCAGGCGGTTGGCGCCGTGCAGCCCGGTGCAGGCTACCTCCCCCACCGCGTACAGGCCCGGGATCGACGTGCGGGCGCAGTCGTCCACCACCACGCCCCCGCACAGATA
This region includes:
- a CDS encoding FapA family protein codes for the protein MAADVVITAEGDRILVRVGSGFSGRFSELVAQVREKIPGLAVDWTAVREAYLFGRDRPFPVASRDPAETLAEKAKIRFSPDGLTAYLLLFPPKPRGRRMEEPQLQALAAAYGVPAPLVDAGALRRAHLHRGSLQPQVLARGRPPVDGHPAWIHWYEGHPSDPEGFLAAYRDQGDYPDAVLAECRPGQAVGDYHPPGAGAAGTSVRGDALAPCPGRDLTQLGPGLRRDEARRAVVAEAAGHLRLTGIGSTRAEVVPLLRVADAQELRAFAGGVFPGSVVVDGDLEAGFPVRILGDLEVRGALIRSPVEVLGSLFVRDGVIQKGRAPVRVGGLAVAAFLDHASLQAQTVLIRRYSLKSQVLALESVLTADSGSIQGGSAGAGRELRLGTLGSGNAMATEAAAGAPQVADAFRALYLDWSKALGEAPAEGQAPPPEAQAAAAHWRARAEALATLDPSEARVAAQTVHAGVTVRVGTAARTVDNPVGPAEFLFERVGGRGRVALSRL
- a CDS encoding response regulator, with translation MTPRPYPETILVVDDTEFMVKMLDDIFGGAGYRVHAARSGEEALALYEEALPDLVTLDVVMPGLDGIATLERLRRLDPACRVIMVSGVGQEERVLAALQRGARNYVLKPFEREKVLAVARRVLDEY